In Gossypium arboreum isolate Shixiya-1 chromosome 5, ASM2569848v2, whole genome shotgun sequence, a single genomic region encodes these proteins:
- the LOC108454691 gene encoding probable disease resistance protein At4g27220 — protein sequence MAELVASVSSNTVGNLATEYASPYLSYFFRFGKIVEEFKNQRKALELKKDSVKNDVDAAIRQTEAIEKDVEDWLTRAENELGVTQILEDEIGHINCSKWCPNWGWRYCLSKKLAKKTLLISELLETCNFSPIGRRAPLQGIEFITSKDFRDSESSKSAFIGIMEAINANMIGLYGIPGVGKVVAKEVGKHALEQKLFDKVVMFTMSQNPNINKIQDKVADIFRLKFETSSQEGKAEELFRSMQGVNNILVIFDDVWEEFEPETIGIPFGVAHEGCKILLTTRHQQVCTIMNCQKKIQLGILSEVEAWTLFKDNAGVDDGPSSLNDVAKEVARECKGLPLALVTVAKALKGESLDGWRAANQRLKDSRHLDNEEVFGGVYSPLKLSYDYLKKNNSQTTENDIQSCFLLCSLFPEDDEILIEILIMCGIGVGLFSHICLIEDKRREIGVALTKLQKSGLLLETDNAETVRMHDVVRDFAHWLKSMGENRFMVQDELKEWPHMVENFGCYTGIALWNCSSHIDNFPDKAKLSKLKILVVSGKEILRVSSTFFEEMKSLHVLILIDVNFSLEGLQSLTNLRTLCCIDCKPENLSSLTHMRNLEILALFGTNTDEILEDLVELSTLKSLYLSHDEEQQINFPPNLLSRLTLLQELHVTSENNINLLELNSLSRLTALSLTVSAEQGFQENFMFPKLQRNNIVVNGYFGYLRGLTFRTLKINNLPSLLSAFKDLFCNVEKLSLENVDGEKNIIPNLCKKRVNELTSLWLKSCEDMEFLIDITGEQGSSVALSNLVEVDIRNMNCLKELCHGPPPTGFLRNLEEVSIEHCKRLQVVFQMNKISEKVESQAPLLSRLTILKLYSLPELESIWNLESSHHEIASLRSLKVVRIGDCSKLKTIFSPYLALSMLHLQELYIDCCDGLEQIISFAQEDENHYSLCWPKWKTLWIENCRSLKYVFPDTLSQALPQLECVYLKNCPHLMLIYDQTEGKDVTGNHILLNVPFLRNLSVINCPQLTCFVVQAQLEKLYLSNVTCRQLCHIDVLTLNQDYIIVGDHEEVFQVQGGHLFSSLQELHLECLSKVQIIWKDVAQVVTLQNLTTLEIIDCKKLRYIFSPTTVCSLSQLVSLQIKGCEELERIILPKDQVSSSSHGDIGLQPISFPNLATVSVTNCENLKTLFPLGFVSSPHQLKYLVVKQNPKLAQVFEVEDGREVTTKKEIKFDKLERLALEELACLVELCPKGYHFVFSALTFLIVRECPNMTTGFFIDSNHFVHSKKIEVYTLQSLMLFKPMAFIITSL from the exons ATGGCTGAACTTGTTGCCTCTGTTTCTTCCAACACCGTGGGAAACTTGGCAACGGAATACGCTTCACCTTATCTTAGCTACTTTTTCCGTTTTGGAAAAATTGTTGAAGAATTCAAAAATCAACGTAAAGCACTTGAATTGAAGAAAGATAGTGTGAAAAATGATGTTGATGCAGCTATAAGGCAAACTGAGGCAATCGAGAAGGATGTTGAGGACTGGTTAACAAGGGCTGAAAATGAATTGGGAGTAACCCAGATCCTGGAAGATGAAATAGGTCACATCAACTGTTCCAAATGGTGTCCTAATTGGGGCTGGAGATATTGCTTAAGTAAGAAACTTGCGAAGAAGACTCTTCTTATCTCTGAACTTTTAGAGACTTGTAACTTTTCACCAATCGGCCGTCGTGCTCCTCTTCAAGGAATAGAGTTCATCACATCTAAGGATTTCAGGGATTCTGAatcttcaaaatcagctttcaTCGGGATCATGGAGGCTATAAATGCTAACATGATTGGACTGTACGGAATACCGGGAGTCGGGAAAGTTGTAGCCAAAGAAGTTGGGAAGCATGCTCTAGAACAAAAGCTCTTTGATAAAGTTGTGATGTTTACCATGTCCCAAAATCCAAACATCAACAAAATTCAAGATAAAGTTGCAGATATTTTTCGTTTAAAATTTGAAACAAGTAGCCAAGAAGGAAAAGCAGAAGAGCTATTCAGGAGTATGCAAGGCGTGAACAATATCCTCGTAATTTTTGATGACGTTTGGGAAGAATTTGAACCGGAGACCATCGGAATTCCATTTGGTGTTGCACATGAGGGTTGTAAAATTCTTCTGACCACACGTCATCAACAAGTTTGCACTATAATGAATTGTCAGAAGAAAATTCAACTTGGTATCTTATCTGAAGTTGAAGCATGGACTTTGTTCAAAGATAATGCTGGTGTTGATGATGGGCCTTCCTCCTTGAATGATGTAGCCAAAGAGGTTGCTAGGGAATGCAAGGGCTTGCCTCTTGCACTCGTAACTGTGGCAAAAGCTCTGAAGGGTGAAAGTCTAGATGGGTGGAGAGCCGCAAATCAAAGACTCAAGGACTCAAGGCATTTGGATAATGAAGAAGTTTTTGGAGGTGTCTACAGTCCTCTTAAACTTAGCTACGATTATCTGAAGAAAAACAATAGCCAAACAACTGAAAATGACATCCAATCGTGTTTCTTGTTGTGTTCCCTTTTTCCTGAAGAtgatgaaatccttattgagatATTGATTATGTGCGGAATTGGTGTGGGGTTGTTCTCTCATATTTGCTTAATTGAAGATAAAAGAAGGGAAATTGGTGTAGCACTGACAAAACTCCAAAAATCTGGCCTTTTATTGGAAACTGATAATGCAGAAACCGTGAGAATGCATGATGTTGTTCGAGATTTTGCTCATTGGCTAAAATCAATGGGAGAAAATAGATTCATGGTACAAGATGAGTTGAAAGAATGGCCtcatatggttgaaaattttggatGTTATACTGGAATCGCTTTATGGAACTGCAGTAGTCACATAGATAATTTTCCAGATAAAGCGAAACTTTCAAAGCTTAAGATTTTGGTTGTGAGTGGAAAGGAAATACTAAGAGTTTCTAGTACATTTTTTGAAGAAATGAAATCCCTTCATGTTCTAATTCTCATAGATGTAAATTTCTCACTAGAAGGACTCCAATCCTTAACAAATCTTCGAACTCTGTGCTGTATAGATTGTAAGCCAGAGAACTTATCATCACTGACACATATGAGAAACCTTGAGATTCTTGCATTGTTTGGCACTAATACTGATGAGATACTTGAAGATTTAGTGGAATTGTCTACACTGAAATCATTATATCTTTCACATGATGAAGAGCAACAAATCAATTTCCCCCCCAACTTGCTATCAAG ATTGACATTACTGCAAGAGCTACATGTGACAAGTGAAAATAATATCAACTTATTGGAGTTGAATTCATTATCTCGTTTGACTGCACTATCACTTACAGTTTCTGCTGAACAAGGTTTTCAAGAGAATTTTATGTTCCCTAAACTACAAAGGAACAATATTGTTGTAAATGGCTATTTTGGATATTTAAGGGGTTTAACCTTTAGAACCTTGAAAATTAATAATCTGCCATCATTATTGAGTGCATTTAAGGATCTGTTTTGCAATGTGGAAAAGTTGAGCCTGGAGAATGTCGATGGAGAAAAGAACATTATCCCAAACTTATGTAAAAAGAGAGTAAATGAGTTGACTTCTCTTTGGCTTAAATCTTGCGAGGATATGGAATTCTTGATTGACATAACAGGAGAACAAGGGTCCAGTGTAGCATTATCTAATTTGGTGGAAGTGGATATACGAAATATGAATTGTTTGAAAGAGTTGTGCCATGGTCCACCTCCGACTGGTTTCTTGCGAAATCTTGAAGAAGTGAGCATTGAACATTGTAAGCGTTTACAAGTGGTTTTTCAAATGAATAAGATTTCTGAAAAAGTTGAAAGTCAGGCACCACTGCTCTCAAGGTTAACAATCTTGAAGTTGTATTCATTACCGGAGTTGGAGAGCATATGGAATTTAGAGTCATCCCATCATGAGATTGCGAGCCTCCGAAGTTTAAAGGTTGTTAGAATTGGAGATTGCAGTAAACTGAAAACAATCTTCTCTCCTTACCTTGCTCTAAGTATGCTACATCTACAGGAACTGTACATAGACTGCTGTGATGGATTAGAGCAAATCATCAGTTTTGCCCAAGAAGATGAG AATCACTATTCTCTATGTTGGCCAAAATGGAAAACTCTTTGGATCGAAAATTGTCGATCATTGAAATATGTGTTTCCAGATACTTTATCTCAAGCACTTCCACAGTTGGAATGTGTTTACCTAAAGAACTGTCCTCATTTGATGCTAATCTACGATCAGACAGAAGGAAAGGATGTAACTGGCAATCACATTTTGCTCAATGTGCCGTTTTTGCGAAACTTATCAGTGATAAATTGTCCCCAATTGACATGCTTTGTTGTTCAAGCTCAACTGGAG AAATTATATCTTAGTAACGTGACATGCCGACAATTGTGTCACATTGATGTCCTCACATTGAATCAAGACTATATAATAGTTGGGGATCATGAAGAGGTATTTCAGGTTCAAGGTGGGCACTTATTCTCAAGCTTACAAGAACTACACTTAGAGTGTTTATCTAAAGTGCAAATTATATGGAAGGATGTTGCTCAAGTTGTAACCCTACAAAACCTTACAACTCTGGAGATTATTGATTGCAAGAAGCTAAGATATATATTTTCACCTACAACAGTTTGCAGTTTATCACAATTGGTCAGTCTACAAATCAAGGGATGTGAGGAATTGGAGCGAATCATTTTACCCAAGGATCAAGTTTCTTCATCATCTCATGGTGATATTGGTCTTCAACCTATAAGCTTTCCTAATTTGGCTACAGTTTCTGTTACGAATTGCGAAAACTTGAAAACTCTTTTTCCTCTTGGATTTGTCAGTTCTCCTCACCAACTTAAATATCTCGTGGTTAAACAAAACCCGAAATTGGCACAAGTATTTGAAGTAGAAGATGGAAGGGAAGTGACAACCAAGAAAGAGATAAAGTTTGATAAATTAGAACGATTAGCACTTGAAGAACTGGCTTGCCTCGTTGAGCTTTGTCCTAAAGGATATCATTTTGTGTTTTCGGCTTTGACCTTTTTGATCGTAAGAGAATGTCCCAACATGACTACAGGCTTCTTCATTGATTCAAACCATTTTGTGCATTCCAAGAAAATAGAGGTATACACCTTGCAATCCTTAATGCTATTTAAGCCCATGGCGTTTATAATAACAAGCTTGTAA